A window from Methylocystis sp. MJC1 encodes these proteins:
- a CDS encoding FmdB family zinc ribbon protein: MPLYAYSCNDCQAEFELLVRSSDTPECPACGSAKLTQQVSRICNEIKYPAIARSWRRAAAAEGNLSNFSKAERGKL, encoded by the coding sequence ATGCCCCTTTATGCGTATAGCTGCAACGACTGTCAGGCCGAGTTCGAACTTTTGGTGCGCTCTTCCGACACGCCGGAATGTCCAGCCTGTGGGTCGGCCAAGCTGACGCAGCAGGTATCGCGCATCTGCAATGAAATCAAATATCCGGCCATCGCCCGTTCCTGGCGCCGCGCGGCGGCGGCCGAAGGCAATCTCTCCAATTTCAGCAAGGCCGAACGCGGGAAGCTCTAA
- a CDS encoding SDR family NAD(P)-dependent oxidoreductase → MQMVDSVNKTAKIAPVVLITGATAGIGLEIARQLAEAGLKLIIGARDAERGRAIAAEFCAAGGDVVSVQLDVTDPVSVSRAATRVSGEIGRLDVLINNAGIARDQKKTPSETTLQDFRETYETNVFGVAMVTNAFLPMLLKSRDGRIINQSAALGSHSMTARMEPPLIKLNWLAYNSSKAALNSITLEYAKFLRETSVRTFATSPGQVSTALNGYRQGGVSPAEGASIAVRLATIDPPPPNGSFWGLAGQLAW, encoded by the coding sequence ATGCAAATGGTCGATTCCGTCAACAAGACAGCAAAGATTGCCCCTGTCGTTCTCATAACCGGGGCCACTGCCGGCATCGGGCTTGAAATAGCCCGTCAACTCGCTGAGGCCGGCCTGAAACTCATTATCGGCGCGCGTGACGCCGAGCGCGGCCGCGCCATTGCGGCAGAATTCTGCGCAGCGGGTGGGGATGTGGTTTCGGTTCAACTAGATGTCACCGATCCGGTCAGCGTCTCACGCGCTGCAACCCGGGTGAGTGGCGAAATCGGCCGGCTGGACGTGCTGATCAACAACGCGGGAATTGCCAGAGATCAGAAAAAGACGCCGTCGGAAACGACGTTGCAGGACTTTCGCGAGACTTACGAGACAAACGTCTTCGGCGTGGCCATGGTTACAAACGCATTTCTGCCCATGCTTTTGAAATCGAGAGATGGCCGCATCATCAATCAATCCGCTGCGCTTGGCTCGCACAGCATGACCGCTCGTATGGAGCCGCCATTGATCAAGCTCAACTGGCTTGCTTACAACAGCTCGAAAGCAGCGTTGAACTCGATCACTTTGGAATATGCCAAATTCTTGAGAGAAACCTCGGTCAGAACATTTGCCACGTCGCCAGGACAGGTTTCAACCGCGCTCAACGGCTATCGTCAAGGCGGCGTATCGCCTGCGGAGGGCGCCAGCATAGCGGTGCGCCTTGCAACGATTGACCCTCCGCCGCCTAACGGCAGCTTTTGGGGTCTTGCTGGGCAACTGGCATGGTAA
- a CDS encoding MarR family winged helix-turn-helix transcriptional regulator codes for MQDSLRLAALSLKRAQIAKSGAFDRNLASLGLTMAQWVVLDRIRAHPAQSTHALAKASLMTDQSVGELVAKLAKRGLIQRVAGPGRSIRHHLTDAGAELLEKAAPLVADALESAFAGLSHSEIEQLIQLLDRIATTKMEV; via the coding sequence ATGCAGGATTCTTTGAGACTGGCGGCGCTGAGTCTCAAGCGCGCACAAATCGCGAAAAGCGGCGCATTCGATCGAAATCTCGCCAGCTTGGGTTTGACCATGGCCCAATGGGTCGTGCTCGATCGAATTCGGGCTCATCCAGCGCAATCAACACACGCCCTCGCCAAAGCGAGTCTGATGACGGATCAATCCGTTGGCGAGCTCGTCGCCAAACTGGCGAAGCGAGGCTTGATCCAGAGGGTCGCCGGGCCGGGTCGATCGATCCGCCATCATCTGACCGATGCGGGAGCAGAATTGCTCGAAAAAGCCGCGCCCTTGGTGGCGGACGCCTTGGAGTCCGCCTTCGCGGGGCTAAGTCATTCTGAGATTGAACAGCTCATACAATTGCTCGACAGGATCGCGACCACAAAAATGGAAGTGTGA
- the cobT gene encoding cobaltochelatase subunit CobT produces MPPAPTNRRPVAPKEAPQEPFKRAVAGAMRAMAKTAKLEVAFAPERPSLLASPEGAKARLTDPPRKLSPKDAAILRGQADSIALRLACHDDALHRRHAPETMEARAAFDALEQARVESIGARRMAGVAANIGAMLEDRYARSHSEKITSRDDAPLEDALALMARERLTGLESPPHGAKIVEFWREVIEKRAGGDLDRLVGAVEDQKHFAQIVRELLAHLDMAGAEAPEETEADEESSEAPQNPEESEEPQQEEDQAKSAAEMETALAAEDSEQEGESESAEAPYGESAEESDTGDMEEAADARRPSTTASDRSGADYHAYTSRFDETVRAEELCDSEELDRLRAYLDKQLLHLSSVVGRLANRLQRRLMAQQSRSWEFDIEEGMLDPARLPRVIIDPQQPLSFKREKDTDFRDTVVTLLLDNSGSMRGRPITVAATCADILARTLERCGVKVEILGFTTRAWKGGQSRELWINEGKKPNPGRLNDIRHIIYKAADAPWRRARRNLGLMMREGLLKENIDGEALDWAHRRLLARTEQRRILMMISDGAPVDDSTLSVNPGNYLERHLRQVIFDIETKSPVELIAIGIGHDVTRYYRRAVTIVDAEELGGAMTEKLAELFSENTPSNGRAGARA; encoded by the coding sequence ATGCCGCCCGCGCCCACCAACCGCCGCCCCGTCGCTCCCAAGGAAGCCCCGCAGGAACCCTTCAAAAGGGCCGTCGCCGGCGCCATGCGCGCCATGGCGAAAACCGCCAAGCTCGAAGTGGCTTTCGCGCCCGAGCGCCCGTCGCTCCTTGCCTCGCCCGAGGGCGCCAAGGCGCGGTTGACGGACCCGCCGCGCAAGCTCTCGCCGAAGGACGCGGCGATCCTGCGCGGCCAGGCCGATTCGATCGCGCTGCGCCTCGCCTGCCACGACGACGCGCTGCATCGGCGCCACGCCCCCGAGACGATGGAGGCGCGCGCCGCCTTCGACGCTTTGGAGCAGGCCCGGGTCGAATCGATCGGCGCGCGGCGCATGGCCGGCGTCGCCGCCAATATCGGCGCGATGCTGGAAGACCGCTACGCGCGCAGCCATTCCGAGAAAATTACGAGCCGCGACGACGCGCCGCTCGAGGACGCATTGGCGCTGATGGCCCGCGAGCGCCTCACAGGCCTCGAGTCGCCGCCGCATGGCGCGAAGATCGTCGAATTCTGGCGGGAGGTCATCGAGAAGCGCGCCGGCGGCGATCTCGACCGGCTCGTCGGCGCGGTCGAGGACCAGAAGCATTTCGCGCAGATCGTGCGCGAGCTTCTCGCTCATCTCGACATGGCCGGCGCCGAGGCGCCGGAAGAGACCGAGGCGGACGAGGAGAGCAGCGAAGCGCCGCAGAACCCCGAGGAAAGCGAAGAGCCGCAGCAGGAAGAGGATCAGGCCAAGAGCGCCGCCGAGATGGAGACCGCCCTCGCCGCCGAGGACTCTGAGCAGGAGGGCGAGAGCGAATCCGCCGAGGCTCCCTATGGCGAGTCGGCGGAGGAATCGGATACGGGCGATATGGAGGAGGCCGCCGACGCGCGCCGCCCCTCGACCACAGCCTCAGACCGCTCCGGCGCGGATTACCACGCCTACACCTCCCGCTTCGACGAGACTGTGCGCGCCGAGGAATTGTGCGATTCCGAGGAGCTCGACCGGCTGCGCGCCTATCTCGACAAGCAGCTTCTGCATTTGTCGTCGGTCGTCGGCCGCCTCGCCAACCGCCTGCAGCGCCGGCTGATGGCGCAGCAGAGCCGGTCCTGGGAGTTCGACATCGAAGAGGGCATGCTCGATCCGGCGCGCCTGCCGCGCGTGATCATCGATCCGCAGCAGCCGCTCTCCTTCAAGCGCGAAAAGGACACGGACTTCCGCGATACGGTGGTCACGCTGCTGCTCGACAATTCCGGCTCCATGCGCGGCCGCCCGATCACCGTGGCCGCGACCTGCGCCGATATTCTCGCCCGCACGCTCGAGCGCTGCGGCGTGAAGGTCGAAATCTTGGGCTTCACCACCCGCGCCTGGAAGGGCGGCCAGTCGCGCGAGCTGTGGATCAACGAAGGCAAGAAGCCCAATCCCGGCCGCCTCAACGACATCCGCCACATCATCTACAAGGCCGCCGACGCGCCCTGGCGGCGGGCGCGGCGCAATCTCGGCCTGATGATGCGCGAGGGGCTCCTGAAGGAGAATATCGACGGCGAGGCGCTCGACTGGGCGCATCGGCGGCTCCTGGCGCGCACGGAGCAGCGCCGCATCCTGATGATGATCTCCGACGGCGCGCCGGTCGATGATTCGACGCTCTCCGTCAATCCGGGGAATTATCTCGAGCGCCACCTGCGCCAGGTGATCTTCGACATCGAGACGAAGTCGCCGGTGGAGCTGATCGCTATCGGCATCGGCCACGACGTGACGCGCTATTACCGCCGCGCCGTGACCATCGTCGACGCCGAGGAGCTCGGCGGCGCCATGACCGAAAAGCTTGCGGAGCTCTTCAGCGAAAATACGCCTTCAAATGGCCGCGCCGGCGCCCGCGCTTAA
- a CDS encoding quinoprotein dehydrogenase-associated SoxYZ-like carrier: MSTARTALAAAMLAAALASSALAQSSAPDLWPGLVTDIFHGREIAMADGAVSLEAPKRAEDAAIVPMTLRFPEPAKVKVATLVIDQNPMPMAASFTFGEKAGVDAIETRVRVNSYTNVHAVAETRDGKLHSEVKFVKASGGCSAPAGKDPDEALANMGKMKYRELKSAVASKREAQIMIRHPNNSGLQMDPITRAYTPAHYIDAVEVWQGDDLIFKMEGGISLSEDPNFRFTYAPNGAKTLRVIAHDNMGGEFKGEWPIADAS; this comes from the coding sequence ATGTCAACCGCCCGCACGGCGCTCGCCGCCGCAATGCTCGCTGCCGCCCTCGCCTCTTCGGCGTTGGCGCAATCCAGCGCGCCCGACCTTTGGCCGGGGCTCGTCACGGACATCTTCCACGGCCGGGAGATCGCCATGGCCGACGGCGCTGTTTCGCTCGAAGCGCCCAAGCGCGCGGAGGACGCGGCGATCGTGCCGATGACCTTGCGCTTCCCTGAGCCGGCCAAAGTGAAGGTCGCAACGCTCGTCATCGATCAGAACCCCATGCCGATGGCCGCGAGCTTCACTTTTGGCGAGAAAGCCGGCGTCGACGCGATCGAAACGCGCGTGCGGGTGAACAGCTACACCAACGTCCACGCCGTTGCGGAGACGCGCGACGGCAAGCTTCATTCGGAAGTCAAATTCGTGAAGGCCTCGGGCGGATGTTCGGCCCCCGCCGGCAAGGACCCGGACGAGGCGCTCGCCAATATGGGCAAGATGAAATACCGCGAATTGAAGAGCGCGGTCGCGAGCAAGCGCGAGGCGCAAATCATGATCCGGCACCCGAATAATTCCGGCCTGCAGATGGACCCGATCACGCGCGCCTATACGCCTGCACATTACATCGACGCCGTCGAGGTCTGGCAGGGCGACGATCTGATCTTCAAGATGGAGGGCGGGATTTCTCTTTCGGAAGACCCGAACTTCCGTTTCACTTATGCGCCCAATGGCGCCAAGACGCTTCGCGTGATCGCGCATGACAATATGGGCGGAGAGTTCAAGGGCGAATGGCCGATCGCCGATGCCTCGTGA
- a CDS encoding quinoprotein relay system zinc metallohydrolase 2, whose translation MLRSISTLAAVLVALILTPLPAAAEAPFKLDEIAPGVYAHQGETSLMTRENLGGIANLGAIVGDDAVAVIDTGGSLVQGKAFLAALREKTQKPIRYVINTHAHPDHVFGNAAFALPRVTFVGHKNLPRALAARGEHYLASFRQIMGDALDGVTIVPPTMLVSETTTLDLGGREIVLQAWKTAHSEADLTALDAKSGTLFAGDLLFLQHVPVVDGSLLGFLDVADRLAGIKAERVVPGHGPDVAPWPKALDDERAYLMRLTADLRAAIKKGESVKDAAKDAGSEERDKWRLFDDYNARNATAGFAELEWEGP comes from the coding sequence ATGTTGCGTTCAATTTCCACCTTGGCCGCTGTGCTTGTCGCGCTGATTTTGACGCCGCTCCCGGCAGCGGCGGAGGCGCCTTTCAAGCTCGACGAGATCGCGCCAGGCGTCTATGCGCATCAGGGCGAAACGTCCCTGATGACCCGGGAAAACTTGGGCGGCATCGCCAATCTAGGCGCCATTGTCGGCGACGACGCAGTCGCGGTGATCGATACGGGCGGGAGCCTCGTTCAGGGCAAGGCCTTCCTTGCCGCGCTGCGCGAGAAGACACAAAAGCCCATCCGATATGTCATCAACACGCACGCGCATCCGGATCATGTTTTCGGCAATGCGGCCTTCGCCCTGCCCCGCGTGACCTTCGTGGGCCACAAGAATTTGCCCCGCGCCCTCGCTGCGCGCGGCGAGCATTATCTCGCATCCTTCCGCCAGATCATGGGCGACGCCCTCGACGGCGTGACCATCGTGCCGCCGACGATGCTCGTATCGGAGACGACGACGCTCGATCTCGGCGGCCGGGAGATCGTTCTACAGGCGTGGAAGACCGCGCATAGCGAGGCGGATCTGACCGCGCTGGACGCCAAGAGCGGTACGCTCTTCGCCGGCGATCTTCTTTTCCTGCAGCATGTGCCGGTGGTCGACGGCAGCCTGCTCGGCTTTCTCGACGTCGCCGACCGTCTGGCGGGAATCAAAGCCGAGCGCGTCGTGCCGGGGCATGGCCCCGACGTCGCGCCCTGGCCCAAGGCGCTCGACGACGAACGCGCTTATCTCATGCGGCTGACCGCCGATCTGCGCGCGGCGATCAAGAAGGGCGAAAGCGTGAAGGACGCCGCGAAGGACGCTGGAAGCGAAGAGCGCGACAAATGGCGTCTTTTCGATGATTACAACGCCCGAAACGCCACGGCTGGCTTTGCGGAGCTGGAGTGGGAGGGGCCGTGA
- a CDS encoding methanol/ethanol family PQQ-dependent dehydrogenase, translating into MHKLLLSTSVGVLALFAVGAAKADDELLTLSKDPKQWVSPTGDYANLRHSGLKQITGENVGKLQPAWQFSTGVLRGHEGAPIVLNNVSVTDSSGKTITTDVMYLHTPFPNIVYALDAKDPAHQILWKYEPKQDPSVVPVMCCDTVNRGVAYGDGKIFLAQADTTLVALDAKTGKVVWSVKNGDPSKGQTSTAAPHVFKDKVFVGIAGGEFGVRGHITAYDIKTGKQVWRGYSMGPDADTLIEPGKTTHLGQPVEKDSGISTWQGDQWQTGGGTTWGWYSYDPELNLVYYGSGNPSTWNPNQRPGDNRWSMTIWARDLDTGKTKWLYQMTPHDEWDYDGINEMILADQDIGGKKVKTLVHFDRNGFAYTLDRTNGDLLVAEKYDPAVNWATKVDMDKSSKTYGRPLVVDKYSTQHNGEDTNTQNVCPAALGSKDEQPASFDPATGLFMVPTNHVCMDYEPFRVSYTAGQPYVGATLEMFPAGKVLGDGTNHTGNFIAWDARTGKIVWSNKEQFSAWSGAVSTDGGVTFYGTLEGYLKAVDTKTGKELYKYKTPSGIIGNVMTYESAGKQYVAVLSGVGGWAGIGLAAGLSKSNEGLGAVGNYASLANYTALGGVLTVFALPN; encoded by the coding sequence ATGCATAAGCTGTTGTTGTCGACTTCAGTTGGTGTTCTTGCGCTGTTTGCGGTCGGCGCTGCGAAAGCCGACGACGAATTGCTGACGCTGTCGAAGGATCCCAAGCAGTGGGTTTCTCCGACCGGCGACTACGCCAATCTCCGCCATTCGGGCCTCAAGCAGATCACGGGCGAAAACGTCGGCAAGCTCCAGCCGGCCTGGCAGTTTTCGACGGGCGTTCTGCGCGGCCACGAAGGCGCGCCGATCGTCCTCAACAATGTGTCGGTCACCGACAGCTCCGGCAAGACCATCACGACCGACGTGATGTATCTGCATACGCCGTTCCCCAATATCGTCTATGCGCTCGACGCCAAGGATCCGGCTCACCAGATCCTCTGGAAATATGAGCCCAAGCAGGATCCGTCGGTCGTTCCGGTCATGTGCTGCGACACGGTCAACCGCGGCGTCGCTTACGGCGACGGCAAGATTTTCCTCGCTCAGGCCGACACCACGCTCGTCGCGCTCGACGCCAAGACCGGCAAGGTCGTCTGGTCGGTGAAGAACGGCGATCCGTCGAAGGGCCAGACCTCGACCGCCGCGCCGCATGTCTTCAAGGACAAGGTGTTCGTCGGCATCGCCGGCGGCGAGTTCGGCGTGCGCGGCCATATCACCGCTTACGACATCAAGACCGGCAAGCAGGTGTGGCGCGGCTACTCCATGGGTCCCGACGCCGATACGCTGATCGAGCCGGGCAAGACCACCCATCTCGGCCAGCCGGTCGAGAAGGACTCCGGCATCAGCACCTGGCAGGGCGATCAGTGGCAGACGGGCGGCGGCACCACCTGGGGCTGGTATAGCTACGACCCCGAGCTGAACCTCGTCTACTACGGCTCCGGCAACCCCTCGACCTGGAACCCGAACCAGCGTCCGGGCGACAACCGCTGGTCGATGACCATCTGGGCGCGCGACCTCGACACCGGCAAGACGAAGTGGCTCTACCAGATGACCCCCCACGACGAGTGGGACTATGACGGCATCAACGAGATGATCCTGGCCGACCAGGACATCGGCGGCAAGAAGGTCAAGACGCTCGTCCACTTCGACCGTAACGGCTTCGCCTATACGCTCGATCGCACCAACGGCGACCTGCTCGTCGCCGAGAAGTATGATCCGGCGGTGAACTGGGCGACGAAGGTCGACATGGACAAGTCGTCCAAGACCTATGGCCGTCCGCTGGTCGTCGACAAATATTCGACGCAGCACAATGGCGAGGACACGAACACCCAGAACGTCTGCCCGGCCGCTCTCGGCTCGAAGGACGAACAGCCGGCTTCTTTCGATCCGGCGACGGGCCTGTTCATGGTTCCGACGAACCACGTCTGCATGGACTATGAGCCGTTCCGCGTGTCCTACACGGCGGGCCAGCCCTATGTCGGCGCGACGCTGGAAATGTTCCCGGCGGGCAAGGTGCTGGGCGACGGCACGAACCACACCGGCAACTTCATCGCCTGGGACGCGCGGACGGGTAAGATCGTCTGGTCGAACAAGGAGCAGTTCTCGGCCTGGTCGGGCGCTGTGTCGACGGACGGCGGCGTGACCTTCTACGGCACGCTGGAGGGCTATCTGAAGGCGGTCGACACGAAGACCGGCAAGGAGCTCTACAAGTATAAGACCCCGTCGGGCATCATCGGCAATGTGATGACCTATGAATCGGCCGGCAAGCAGTATGTGGCGGTTCTGTCGGGCGTCGGCGGCTGGGCTGGCATCGGCCTCGCGGCCGGTCTGTCGAAGTCGAACGAAGGTCTCGGCGCGGTGGGCAACTACGCCTCGCTCGCCAATTATACCGCCCTCGGCGGCGTCCTGACCGTCTTCGCCCTGCCCAACTAA
- a CDS encoding c-type cytochrome, methanol metabolism-related has translation MFVGTSAMAEAPGDPKAVKSENGKYFDAKGDPTYNVGADGAVDWYTFSGYRRYHAECHVCHGPNGGGSTYAPALKESVKRFNYAEFAGIVIGGRQNGNSVMPAFADNKNAVCYIDDLYVYLRALSTGAVQPGRPEKKEPAPEAFKKAEADCMAAK, from the coding sequence ATGTTTGTGGGAACCTCCGCCATGGCCGAGGCGCCCGGAGACCCCAAAGCCGTCAAATCCGAGAACGGCAAATATTTCGACGCGAAAGGCGATCCCACCTATAACGTCGGCGCCGACGGCGCGGTCGATTGGTACACCTTCTCCGGCTATCGCCGCTATCACGCCGAATGCCACGTCTGCCACGGCCCGAACGGCGGCGGCTCGACCTACGCCCCGGCGCTGAAGGAGTCGGTGAAGCGCTTCAACTACGCCGAATTCGCGGGCATCGTCATCGGCGGCCGTCAGAACGGCAACAGCGTCATGCCGGCTTTCGCCGACAACAAGAACGCCGTCTGCTACATCGATGACCTTTACGTCTATCTCCGCGCGCTTTCGACCGGCGCTGTCCAGCCGGGCCGCCCGGAGAAGAAAGAGCCGGCTCCGGAGGCCTTCAAGAAGGCCGAAGCCGACTGCATGGCCGCCAAGTAA
- a CDS encoding substrate-binding domain-containing protein yields the protein MIVSQACQRGVAALLSSVGAVAILFAAASGFAQHMGPDAGAKGSDNAGGIELIDPKTLRVCADPNNLPFSNEKGEGFENKIAEFLAAKLHKDLAYAYYPGATGFVRNTLNAHLCDVILGMPQGNDLVQPTNPYYRTTYAMVTRAGSDLDGIQNLDDPRLKEKKGRIGLVANTPPGNILAKNGMIGLVKPYALMVDTRVESSSAAMIHDLEAGEIDVALLWGPIAGYYAKKSNAKLNVTLLPETPGVRMAFRIGFGVRNSDQNWKRELNNLIGQNKAEIEKILADYGVPMLDEGGQPLRKAQ from the coding sequence ATGATCGTCTCGCAGGCATGTCAGCGCGGCGTCGCCGCGCTCCTGTCCTCAGTCGGCGCCGTCGCGATTCTGTTCGCGGCGGCGTCTGGCTTTGCGCAGCATATGGGCCCGGATGCGGGCGCCAAGGGGTCCGACAATGCAGGCGGGATCGAGCTCATCGACCCGAAAACGCTTCGCGTCTGCGCCGACCCGAATAATCTGCCTTTCTCCAACGAGAAGGGTGAAGGCTTCGAGAACAAGATCGCCGAGTTCCTGGCCGCAAAGCTCCACAAGGATCTCGCCTACGCCTACTATCCCGGCGCGACGGGCTTCGTGCGCAATACGCTCAACGCGCATCTGTGCGACGTCATTCTCGGCATGCCACAGGGCAATGATCTCGTGCAGCCGACGAATCCTTATTACCGCACGACCTACGCTATGGTGACTCGCGCCGGTTCTGATCTCGACGGGATACAGAACCTCGACGATCCGCGTCTGAAGGAAAAGAAGGGCCGCATCGGCCTCGTCGCCAATACGCCGCCGGGTAATATTCTCGCGAAAAATGGCATGATCGGGCTCGTGAAGCCCTATGCCTTAATGGTCGACACGCGTGTGGAATCCTCGAGCGCGGCCATGATCCACGATCTGGAGGCCGGTGAGATCGACGTTGCATTGCTTTGGGGCCCGATCGCTGGCTATTACGCCAAGAAATCGAATGCAAAGCTGAATGTGACGTTGCTCCCCGAGACGCCGGGCGTACGCATGGCCTTCCGCATCGGATTCGGCGTGCGCAATTCGGACCAGAATTGGAAGCGCGAGCTCAATAATCTCATTGGACAGAACAAAGCCGAGATCGAAAAGATCCTGGCCGATTACGGCGTGCCGATGCTCGATGAAGGCGGCCAGCCGCTGAGGAAAGCGCAATGA
- a CDS encoding PQQ-dependent catabolism-associated CXXCW motif protein, translating into MRRLAAAAFATAFAAHAAAETVAPPPEPEGYRLDAYRAPVPATLKGAAVVDTAKAFELWRAKAAVFIDALPQAPKPEGLPKKAVWREQPRFDIPGSIWLPDTGYGALSDATQAYLEKGLAKATGRDKAKALVFYCLTNCWMSWNAAKRAISLGYSNVFWYPQGTDGWAAEKHPLEERKPEPRE; encoded by the coding sequence ATGAGGCGGCTCGCCGCCGCCGCGTTTGCAACTGCTTTCGCGGCGCATGCGGCGGCGGAAACAGTCGCGCCGCCGCCTGAGCCCGAGGGCTACCGCCTCGACGCCTATCGCGCGCCCGTGCCTGCGACGCTGAAAGGCGCCGCCGTCGTCGATACGGCAAAGGCTTTCGAATTATGGCGCGCCAAGGCGGCGGTCTTCATCGACGCGCTGCCGCAGGCGCCTAAGCCCGAGGGCCTGCCGAAGAAGGCTGTGTGGCGCGAGCAGCCGCGCTTCGATATTCCCGGCAGCATTTGGCTGCCGGACACGGGCTATGGCGCGCTGTCAGATGCGACGCAGGCCTATTTGGAAAAGGGCCTCGCCAAGGCGACGGGGCGGGACAAGGCAAAGGCGCTGGTTTTCTATTGCCTCACCAATTGCTGGATGTCCTGGAACGCCGCCAAGCGCGCTATATCGCTCGGCTACTCCAATGTTTTCTGGTATCCGCAAGGCACGGATGGCTGGGCGGCGGAAAAGCATCCGCTCGAAGAGCGCAAGCCGGAGCCGCGCGAGTAG
- a CDS encoding HisA/HisF-related TIM barrel protein, with the protein MQVIPVIDIRNGVVVRAVAGQRSEYKPLETPLAPTGAPLDVAHGLASLHPFRTLYIADLDAIEGRSDNYAHIIRVATAFPHARLWVDVGITRFADADRWLALRNIDVVIGSESLKEAAELRAIRDNSRFALSLDFSAQAFLGEAEILHNAGLWPANIIVMTLARVGAGQGPDLSRLNEILPRAKGKNVYAAGGVRGVEDLIALEKAGVAGALIATALHDGRLTRKELGQFHAE; encoded by the coding sequence ATGCAGGTCATCCCCGTCATCGATATTCGCAATGGCGTTGTCGTGCGCGCCGTCGCGGGTCAGCGTTCCGAATATAAGCCGCTTGAAACGCCGCTCGCGCCGACGGGCGCGCCGCTCGATGTCGCGCATGGTCTAGCGTCGCTCCATCCTTTTCGCACGCTCTATATCGCCGATTTGGATGCGATCGAAGGCCGGAGCGACAACTATGCGCATATCATTCGCGTCGCCACCGCCTTCCCGCATGCGCGTCTCTGGGTCGACGTAGGGATCACGCGCTTTGCCGACGCCGACCGCTGGCTCGCTCTGCGAAATATTGACGTCGTCATCGGCAGTGAAAGCCTGAAAGAGGCGGCAGAATTGCGCGCGATCAGAGACAATTCACGATTCGCGCTCTCCTTGGATTTCTCAGCTCAAGCTTTCCTTGGCGAAGCGGAGATTCTGCACAATGCCGGATTGTGGCCTGCAAACATCATTGTCATGACGCTTGCGCGGGTCGGCGCTGGTCAGGGTCCCGACCTGAGCCGCCTAAATGAAATCCTGCCGCGGGCAAAAGGAAAGAACGTCTACGCTGCGGGCGGCGTGCGCGGCGTCGAGGACCTCATCGCGTTGGAAAAGGCAGGCGTCGCGGGCGCGCTTATCGCCACCGCCCTGCATGATGGCCGCCTCACGCGCAAAGAGCTCGGGCAGTTTCACGCAGAATAA